A portion of the Mytilus galloprovincialis chromosome 12, xbMytGall1.hap1.1, whole genome shotgun sequence genome contains these proteins:
- the LOC143054925 gene encoding cholecystokinin receptor type A-like — protein sequence MEPVTSTFGNGSSAASNSISTNMIDSATNSTHVFEDVTKFIPTPRSVFETTEVVGIFRNTTSPVIEDTEIGSLIDYNAILERENHKEATALIPVTVYLIILMIIGIFGNLLVLYVYKFRFKRSTSRVFILSLAVFDLLTCLLGMPFHIMDMIYPLMFVWDGACKCLGFALSFTILASIFVLDLIAIDRYRKICIPFQKQLSAKGTKITCWVVALICLLLATPMLFIYGSVEADTKHPNVTGKECYISADMWDSDFPMIYNAINILIFLVSVFILTGLYIKVGIVVWQRKSFHDSHSSRNGSKRSTSGTSTPDTTVIQMHSIVDDSKQSVKFDKGSQESAVQLFSSKPAIFKTDSVSSAYNSPRTKRKEESMHRKKLKRLMSELSSTSGDEGTSERGNSKFNTKKQMRTIRITTMLFLITLIFIISFLPYLIIEVLNSLNDEFWTDMSMSEIVIFNFLLRTYFINNMVNPIIYWFLDKKFKQEVKKFFRDIRKCKWSRTFRLDAKSFTS from the coding sequence ATGGAACCAGTGACGTCAACATTTGGCAATGGTAGCTCAGCTGCCTCTAATTCTATTTCAACCAACATGATTGACTCTGCTACGAATTCAACACATGTTTTTGAGGATGTTACAAAATTCATACCGACTCCAAGATCAGTTTTTGAAACGACTGAAGTGGTTGGTATATTTAGAAATACTACTTCACCTGTCATAGAGGATACCGAAATCGGTTCTCTAATAGATTACAATGCAATCTTAGAAAGAGAAAACCACAAGGAAGCGACGGCCTTGATACCTGTGACGGTGTACCTGATTATTCTAATGATTATTGGAATCTTTGGGAATCTCCTTGTTCTATACGTGTACAAGTTCCGTTTCAAACGTAGTACCTCTAGAGTTTTTATTTTAAGTCTTGCAGTATTTGATCTTCTAACCTGTTTGCTGGGGATGCCCTTCCACATCATGGACATGATATATCCATTAATGTTTGTGTGGGACGGAGCGTGTAAATGTCTTGGATTTGCTTTATCTTTCACCATCTTGGCGTCCATATTTGTTCTTGACTTGATAGCCATTGATCGTTATCGGAAGATATGTATTccgtttcaaaaacaattgtctGCGAAAGGAACCAAAATCACGTGTTGGGTAGTTGCTTTGATATGTCTACTGTTAGCCACTCCGATGCTGTTTATTTACGGGTCTGTCGAAGCTGATACTAAACATCCAAATGTGACTGGGAAGGAATGCTATATTTCGGCTGATATGTGGGACTCGGATTTTCCAATGATTTACAATGctataaacattttgattttccTGGTTTCAGTTTTTATTCTCACAGGACTATATATCAAAGTCGGAATCGTTGTGTGGCAGAGAAAAAGTTTTCACGATTCACACTCAAGTAGAAATGGATCTAAGCGTTCAACTTCCGGAACTAGTACTCCGGACACAACTGTCATTCAAATGCACTCGATAGTGGACGATTCAAAACAATCAGTTAAATTCGACAAAGGAAGTCAAGAAAGCGCAGTTCAATTGTTTAGTTCTAAACCCGCGATATTTAAAACTGACTCGGTTAGTTCAGCCTATAATTCACCAAGGACCAAAAGAAAGGAAGAGAGCATGCACCGGAAGAAGTTAAAACGTCTGATGTCGGAATTATCAAGCACGAGCGGGGACGAGGGTACATCTGAACGAGGAAACAGCAAATTTAATACTAAAAAGCAGATGAGAACGATCCGAATAACAACCATGCTTTTCCTCATCACTTTGATATTCATAATCAGCTTTTTGCCATATTTGATAATCGAGGTGTTGAATAGTCTTAATGACGAATTTTGGACTGACATGAGTATGAGTGaaattgttattttcaattttttactgcggacatattttatcaataacaTGGTTAATCCTATCATTTACTGGTTTCTGGACAAAAAATTCAAACAGGAAGTTAAGAAGTTTTTCCGAGATATCAGGAAATGTAAATGGTCCAGAACATTCCGATTGGACGCTAAATCGTTTACATCGTAA
- the LOC143054923 gene encoding uncharacterized protein LOC143054923 — MKDVNRMTDPCDDVYICKDVETFKQGIGSLVILIVVSIMAAAMFVVTSCVCYKYRMLQHKLKKSNMSTKHNAINAIYPVSGNGAHVTNTSDDFYRIASPPPPYRERSDAPRNQQFNAIPKTDQYKAQRVDVTKK, encoded by the exons ATGAAGGATGTTAACCGTATGACTGATCCTTGTGACGATGTTTACATATGTAAAG ATGTAGAAACCTTCAAACAAGGTATTGGTAGTCTTGTCATTCTGATCGTTGTCAGTATAATGGCGGCGGCCATGTTTGTTGTTACTAGCTGTGTCTGTTACAAATACAGAATGCTGCAACATAAACTGAAGAAAAGTAACATGTCAACCAAGCATAATGCTATCAATGCAATTTATCCAg tttcaGGCAATGGTGCTCATGTGACCAACACGTCAGATGATTTTTATAGAATTGCCAGTCCACCTCCACCATACAGAGAACGCAGTG ATGCACCGCGGAACCAACAATTCAACGCCATCCCGAAAACAGACCAGTACAAGGCACAAAGGGTAGATGTCACAAAGAAATGA
- the LOC143054924 gene encoding uncharacterized protein LOC143054924, with protein sequence MDNSTSNNTILLSTTDSISSIITSDLISSNTTKDSTSSLTETGFTTIDIAVPVINKIMGTNATDETTLSAIIESTVLLDESTVLLDESTAFLKGQFNTTFGFNGTDGNIDKNALLQWENYNLAKALTPVTIYLIILMIIGIFGNSLVIYVYKFRFKRSTSRIFILSLAIFDLLTCLFGMPYHILDMIYPLTFVWNGVCKGLSFALTFTILASIFVLNLIAIDRYRKICIPFKKQLSGKGTLIMCWVVVFVALIMAVPIIFIYGSVEVETRIPNVPGMECYISADLMDSVIPMIYDATNILIFVVTVFLLSVLYIKVGIVVWKRKQFHEIVRNASKHSTTSGTSTPETMVFQMHALNDEAKLGVQLKKSNSDNAVQLHNTKTPIYKQPSIDSSRMSPTIIKKEKNAQQKQMKRLMSELSTVSGDETNTTGKSASVSNKKQMRTLRITAMLFIITLIFIVSFLPYLTIQIMNGLNGNFWNDMSITELILVHLLMRTYFINNMINPIVYWFLDKKFKQEVRKFFREISKCKWSKTFKPGNRSLTS encoded by the coding sequence ATGGACAATTCAACATCTAATAATACGATTCTACTGTCAACGACAGACTCAATAAGTTCAATTATAACGTCAGACCTAATAAGTTCAAATACAACAAAAGACTCGACAAGTTCATTAACAGAAACAGGATTTACGACTATTGATATTGCAGTTCCAGTAATTAACAAAATAATGGGAACAAATGCAACTGACGAAACAACATTAAGTGCAATCATCGAGTCAACGGTTCTGCTGGACGAGTCAACAGTTCTGCTGGACGAGTCAACTGCCTTTTTAAAGGGTCAATTCAACACCACTTTCGGATTTAATGGAACAGACGGGAATATTGATAAGAATGCCCTGCTTCAGTGGGAAAACTACAATTTAGCCAAAGCTCTGACACCAGTGACAATTTATCTTATTATCCTAATGATCATAGGGATATTCGGAAACTCTCTGGTGATCTATGTTTACAAATTTCGATTCAAACGAAGTACATCTAGAATTTTCATACTAAGTCTTGCTATTTTTGATCTGCTGACATGCCTGTTTGGGATGCCGTATCATATTCTGGACATGATATACCCTCTAACCTTTGTCTGGAATGGCGTTTGTAAAGGGTTGAGTTTCGCGCTGACGTTTACAATTTTGGCCTCGATATTTGTATTGAACTTGATTGCAATTGACCGCTACCGGAAAATTTGTATCCCGTTCAAAAAGCAACTTTCAGGAAAAGGGACATTGATAATGTGCTGGGTGGTTGTTTTTGTTGCCCTCATCATGGCCGTTCCGATTATATTCATTTACGGTTCCGTGGAAGTGGAAACTAGAATTCCGAATGTTCCCGGAATGGAATGTTACATATCCGCCGATCTAATGGATTCAGTTATACCAATGATTTACGATGCAACTAACATTCTTATTTTTGTAGTCACTGTCTTCCTCTTGAGTGTATTATACATCAAAGTTGGCATTGTAGTAtggaaaagaaaacaatttcatgAAATAGTACGAAACGCATCTAAACATTCGACTACTTCCGGAACTAGCACTCCAGAAACTATGGTGTTTCAAATGCATGCTCTAAACGATGAGGCAAAACTTGgtgttcaattgaaaaaaagcaaTAGTGACAATGCTGTTCAACTTCACAACACGAAAACTCCAATATATAAACAACCATCGATCGATTCATCACGTATGTCTCCAACAatcataaaaaaagagaaaaatgcaCAACAAAAGCAAATGAAGCGTTTGATGTCCGAGTTGTCAACCGTGAGCGGCGACGAAACGAATACAACAGGTAAATCAGCATCTGTTTCGAATAAAAAACAAATGAGAACGCTCCGCATAACGGCCATGTTGTTTATCATTACCTTGATATTTATCGTGAGTTTCCTCCCTTATCTGACAATCCAGATTATGAATGGATTAAATGGAAACTTTTGGAATGATATGAGTATTACGGAACTGATCCTAGTCCATCTCCTGATGAGAACTTACTTTATAAATAACATGATCAATCCAATAGTCTATTGGTTCTTGGATAAAAAGTTCAAGCAGGAAGTCAGGAAATTTTTCCGTGAAATCAGCAAATGTAAATGGTCGAAAACATTTAAACCAGGGAATAGGTCGTTAACATCGTAG